Proteins from one Cryptomeria japonica chromosome 4, Sugi_1.0, whole genome shotgun sequence genomic window:
- the LOC131074053 gene encoding probable disease resistance protein At5g66890, with product MAENQWYEMDFPETEVLVIHFSASEYFLPPFLKTMKKLKFVMLCNLSSKRTKLKGLDVLSSLTQLRSVRLEKLDAPSILELIKVMQTLDKLSVSLCEGFGNISTFSNTNLQEFNLDHCSNLEEWPLDICHMPSAQIWSITNCHLVGKLPYDLGDLSSLRILRLSALPGLKELPASIGKLEQLEFLDISLCEGLKELPEEIGQLQNLKEFDMRECSR from the coding sequence ATGGCTGAAAATCAGTGGTATGAGATGGATTTTCCAGAGACAGAAGTTCTAGTGATACATTTTTCTGCAAGCGAATACTTTCTACCACCATTTCTTAAAACCATGAAAAAACTGAAATTTGTAATGTTGTGTAATTTGAGTTCAAAGAGGACCAAACTAAAAGGTTTAGATGTCCTATCTTCACTCACTCAGCTCAGGAGTGTTCGCTTGGAGAAGTTGGATGCGCCCTCTATTTTAGAACTGATCAAAGTTATGCAAACATTAGATAAACTATCTGTTAGTTTATGTGAAGGGTTTGGAAATATTTCCACATTCAGCAACACCAACCTACAAGAATTTAATCTGGACCACTGCAGCAATCTGGAGGAATGGCCACTTGACATCTGTCATATGCCCTCTGCTCAGATATGGTCTATTACCAACTGCCATCTGGTTGGAAAGTTACCATATGATCTCGGAGATCTGAGCTCTTTAAGAATTTTACGATTATCAGCATTACCAGGCCTGAAAGAGCTGCCGGCATCAATTGGAAAACTTGAGCAGCTGGAATTTCTTGACATTTCCCTGTGCGAAGGCTTGAAAGAACTTCCAGAGGAAATAGGTCAGCTCCAGAATTTGAAAGAGTTTGACATGAGAGAGTGTTCTCGCTAG